The following are from one region of the Juglans regia cultivar Chandler chromosome 10, Walnut 2.0, whole genome shotgun sequence genome:
- the LOC108979639 gene encoding histone H1-like produces MATEEQPTVPLESAPEPESTEPAEGKPAPNKASKSRKPKEPKAKKPPVPRKPPSHPPYEVMIKEAIVTLKEKTGSSQYAIAKLVEDKHKQLPPNFKKLLLFHLKKLVASGKLVKVKSSYKLPSPKPTAAAVEKKKPATAVKPKPKAKPSTSKAKVVKATSKAAPAKSKSAAKPKPKPKAKPTPKAAVKPKAAAPKPKSAPAKAKPAPKTKAAPAKAKAAPKPKPKEKPAKAPRTSTRTSPGKKAPPPKPATKKAAATKKAPAKSVKLKSVRSPAKRATAKRGRK; encoded by the exons ATGGCCACCGAAGAGCAACCCACCGTTCCTCTTGAGTCCGCTCCAGAGCCGGAGTCCACTGAACCGGCAGAGGGTAAACCTGCCCCCAACAAAGCTAGCAAGTCGAGGAAACCAAAGGAACCCAAAGCCAAAAAGCCTCCCGTACCGAGAAAACCTCCATCTCATCCTCCGTATGAAGTG ATGATTAAGGAAGCGATTGTGACGCTGAAGGAAAAGACCGGTTCGAGTCAGTACGCGATCGCGAAGCTCGTCGAGGACAAGCACAAACAGCTTCCGCCGAACTTCAAAAAGCTCTTGTTGTTTCATTTGAAGAAACTTGTGGCTTCTGGGAAGCTCGTTAAAGTTAAGAGTTCGTACAAGCTTCCATCTCCGAAGCCAACTGCAGCGGCAGTCGAAAAGAAGAAGCCGGCTACGGCTGTGAAACCGAAGCCAAAAGCAAAGCCTTCTACTTCGAAGGCCAAGGTAGTGAAAGCGACGTCTAAGGCTGCGCCGGCAAAGTCTAAGTCTGCTGCGAAGCCGAAACCAAAGCCTAAGGCCAAGCCAACGCCAAAAGCGGCTGTGAAGCCCAAGGCTGCTGCTCCGAAGCCGAAGTCTGCTCCGGCTAAGGCCAAGCCTGCTCCGAAGACAAAGGCCGCTCCGGCTAAGGCAAAGGCGGCTCCGAAGCCAAAACCTAAGGAGAAGCCGGCTAAGGCTCCAAGAACATCGACGAGGACCTCTCCCGGGAAGAAAGCCCCGCCTCCCAAGCCGGCAACGAAGAAGGCAGCAGCAACGAAGAAGGCTCCAGCTAAAAGCGTGAAGCTCAAGAGCGTGAGGTCGCCGGCGAAGCGGGCCACAGCGAAGAGgggaagaaagtga
- the LOC108979636 gene encoding uncharacterized protein LOC108979636: MQKDHDTKPTFTQILVASSIGLIVAATVHYCFRKPRDQKVVPRLRLSNSSGNGQKLERFPHYVARQMGFRDRRECPQLCKLASEYIRKSEGCEDNIYTFFSSQPDADSLFVKLVEEFERCILSYFAFHWSHADLMISQVLSSDPEPKRKLKHIFMAATREQRFQRVTKNLKVARVFTTLVEELKAMGMIMNDDSRCTEVMAPVAHSDRSPVILFMGGGMGAGKSTVLQDILKEPFWVGAAGNAVIIEADAFKESDVIYRALSSRGHGHVDMLQTAELVHQSSTDAAASLLVTALNEGRDVIMDGTLSWHPFVVQTITMARNVHRRRYRMGAGYRVNEDGTVIENYWEQIEDEEPEKVGGKKRKPYRIELFGIVCDAYLAVIRGIRRAIMCRRAVRVNSQLKSHKRFASAFLTYCQLVDSARLYCTNALEGPPKLIGWKDRDRTLLVDPEEIDCLKRVCNLNDNAKSIYELYKHPNPACEAGSIWKDIVLSPSRLNVQQELKYCIQRIESMK, encoded by the exons ATGCAGAAAG aTCATGACACCAAGCCCACCTTCACACAGATCTTGGTAGCCTCTTCGATTGGTTTGATAGTTGCTGCCACCGTGCATTACTGTTTTCGGAAGCCAAGAGATCAGAAAGTCGTTCCACGCCTGAGATTATCAAACTCATCAGGAAATGGTCAAAAGCTAGAAAGGTTTCCACATTATGTAG CTAGGCAAATGGGATTCAGGGACAGACGAGAGTGTCCACAGCTATGCAAGTTGGCTTCTGAGTACATTAGGAAATCCGAGGGATGTGAGGACAATATTTATACGTTCTTTTCAAGCCAACCTGATGCAGATTCACTCTTTGTGAAGCTTGTGGAGGAGTTTGAGAGATGCATTCTCAGTTACTTTGCATTCCATTGGAGCCATGCTGATCTTATGATTAGTCAG GTGTTGAGTTCTGATCCTGAGCCTAAAAGGAAGCTGAAGCACATTTTCATGGCAGCAACAAG GGAACAGAGATTTCAGAGGGTAACAAAGAATCTGAAGGTGGCTAGAGTGTTCACCACATTAGTAGAGGAGCTGAAAGCAATGGGAATGATAATGAATGATGACTCGCGATGTACTGAGGTGATGGCTCCGGTGGCACACAGCGATAGGAGTCCAGTCATCCTCTTCATGGGTGGTGGGATGGGAGCTGGGAAGAGCACTGTGCTTCAAGACATTCTCAAAGA GCCATTCTGGGTAGGAGCAGCAGGGAATGCAGTTATAATTGAGGCGGACGCCTTCAAAGAATCAGATGTCATCTATAGGGCCCTTAGTTCCAGAGGTCATGGACATGTTGACATGCTCCAAACTGCTGAACTG GTTCACCAATCATCTACTGATGCAGCAGCATCCCTCCTGGTGACAGCACTTAATGAAGGGCGTGATGTGATCATGGATGGCACCCTCTCTTGGCATCCGTTTGTTGTGCAGACAATAACAATGGCAAGAAATGTTCATCGCCGCCGTTATCGTATGGGTGCTGGTTACAGGGTAAATGAAGATGGAACTGTAATAGAAAACTACTGGGAAcaaattgaagatgaagaacCAGAGAAAGTTGGAGGCAAAAAGAGAAAACCATACAGGATTGAGCTTTTTGGAATTGTATGTGATGCTTATCTGGCTGTTATACGAGGCATAAG GAGGGCTATAATGTGTAGAAGAGCTGTAAGAGTAAATTCACAACTAAAATCCCACAAGCGATTTGCAAGTGCATTCCTAACATACTGTCAGCTGGTTGACAGTGCCAGGCTATACTGCACCAATGCTTTGGAAGGCCCGCCAAAG TTGATAGGGTGGAAAGACAGAGACAGGACGTTGCTGGTTGATCCAGAAGAAATTGATTGCTTAAAAAGGGTATGTAATTTGAATGACAATGCCAAGTCCATATATGAACTTTACAAGCACCCTAACCCAGCTTGCGAAGCTGGTTCGATTTGGAAAGACATAGTATTGTCACCTTCAAGATTGAATGTTCAACAGGAACTGAAGTATTGCATTCAGAGAATTGAGagtatgaaatga